A window of the Mesorhizobium opportunistum WSM2075 genome harbors these coding sequences:
- a CDS encoding cupin domain-containing protein — MSAHYLTISTDSVESESGAPAPDRLISGDPKFRTWNVEERDGGLYAGIWESTPGKWRIVYDEWEFCHILSGVSIVAEQGGEARTVRAGDSFVLRPGFKGSWEVLETTRKEYVIKL, encoded by the coding sequence TTGTCCGCGCATTACCTGACAATATCGACCGACAGCGTCGAATCGGAATCCGGCGCACCGGCGCCGGATCGGCTGATCTCGGGCGACCCGAAATTCCGCACCTGGAATGTCGAGGAGCGGGATGGCGGGCTCTACGCCGGCATCTGGGAATCCACCCCGGGCAAGTGGCGCATCGTCTATGACGAATGGGAATTCTGCCACATCCTGTCCGGGGTCTCGATAGTCGCGGAACAGGGCGGCGAGGCGCGCACGGTCAGGGCAGGCGACAGTTTCGTGCTGAGGCCAGGCTTCAAGGGCAGCTGGGAAGTGCTTGAAACGACACGCAAGGAGTATGTGATCAAGCTGTGA
- a CDS encoding O-acetylhomoserine aminocarboxypropyltransferase yields MTRTPGFNTLAVHAGAKPDPATGARATPIYQTTSFVFDDADHAASLFGLKAFGNIYTRIMNPTQAVLEERVAALEGGTAALAVASGHAAQVIVFHNLMQPGDNFVAANKLYGGSINQFGHAFKNFGWEVHWAEANDVSTFESQIDDRTKAIFIESLANPGGTFVDIEKIGEIARKHGLPLIVDNTLASPYLIRPIEHGADIVVHSLTKFIGGHGNSIGGVIVDGGTFDWSKSGKYPMLSEPRPEYGGLVLHETFGNFAFAIAARVLGLRDLGPAISPFNAFLILTGLETLPLRMQRHCDNAITVAGWLSNHPKVAWVNYPGLPSDKNNALQKKYSPQGAGAVFTFGLKGGYEAGVKFVEALELFSHLANVGDTKSLVIHPASTTHRQLSDEQKVKAGAGPDTVRLSIGIEDVTDIVADLEQALAKV; encoded by the coding sequence GTGACCCGTACGCCCGGTTTCAATACGCTCGCCGTCCATGCCGGCGCCAAGCCCGATCCGGCCACCGGCGCGCGCGCCACGCCGATCTACCAGACCACGTCCTTCGTCTTCGACGATGCCGACCATGCCGCCTCTCTCTTCGGCCTGAAGGCCTTCGGCAACATCTACACCCGCATCATGAACCCGACGCAGGCTGTGCTCGAAGAGCGCGTCGCCGCACTCGAAGGCGGCACGGCTGCCCTTGCGGTGGCATCCGGCCATGCCGCGCAGGTGATCGTGTTCCACAATCTGATGCAGCCGGGCGACAATTTTGTCGCCGCCAATAAGCTTTATGGCGGATCGATCAACCAGTTCGGCCATGCCTTCAAGAATTTTGGCTGGGAGGTGCATTGGGCCGAAGCCAATGACGTCTCGACCTTCGAAAGCCAGATCGACGACAGGACCAAGGCGATCTTCATCGAGAGCCTGGCCAATCCTGGCGGTACCTTCGTCGATATCGAGAAGATCGGCGAAATCGCGCGCAAGCATGGCCTGCCGCTGATCGTCGACAACACGCTTGCCTCGCCCTACTTGATCCGGCCGATCGAGCACGGCGCCGACATCGTCGTCCATTCGCTGACCAAGTTCATCGGCGGCCATGGCAATTCGATCGGCGGCGTCATCGTCGATGGCGGCACCTTCGACTGGTCGAAGTCGGGCAAATACCCAATGCTGTCGGAACCGCGCCCCGAATATGGCGGCCTCGTGCTGCACGAGACCTTCGGCAATTTCGCTTTCGCCATTGCCGCGCGCGTGCTCGGCCTGCGCGATCTCGGCCCGGCGATCTCGCCGTTCAACGCGTTCCTCATCCTGACCGGCCTCGAAACCTTGCCGCTGCGCATGCAGCGCCATTGCGACAACGCGATCACCGTCGCCGGCTGGCTGTCCAACCATCCCAAGGTCGCCTGGGTGAATTATCCCGGTCTTCCCAGCGACAAGAACAACGCGCTGCAGAAGAAATATTCGCCGCAAGGTGCCGGCGCCGTGTTCACCTTCGGCCTCAAGGGCGGCTATGAGGCCGGCGTCAAGTTCGTCGAGGCGCTCGAACTGTTCTCGCATTTGGCCAATGTCGGCGACACCAAGTCGCTGGTCATCCACCCGGCGTCGACCACGCACCGCCAGCTTTCCGACGAGCAGAAGGTCAAGGCCGGCGCCGGTCCGGATACCGTGCGGCTTTCCATCGGCATCGAGGATGTCACCGACATCGTCGCCGACCTGGAACAGGCGCTCGCCAAGGTCTGA
- a CDS encoding CoA-binding protein, with protein sequence MNHDSYDNTYIGGILNSVKTIAMVGASANDVRPSYFVLKYLLAKGFSVFPINPGQAGKEILGRMTYARLADIPEPIDMVDIFRAPAAVPGIVDEALRLDPLPKVIWMQLGVRHDEAAARAEAAGIKVVMNRCPKIEYGKLSGEIGWTGVNSGVLSSKKPLMRQGFQSFGVRQK encoded by the coding sequence ATGAATCACGATAGCTACGACAACACCTACATCGGCGGCATCCTCAATTCGGTGAAGACCATCGCCATGGTCGGCGCGTCGGCCAATGACGTCAGGCCAAGCTATTTCGTGCTCAAATACCTGCTGGCTAAGGGGTTTTCAGTATTTCCGATCAATCCTGGCCAGGCCGGCAAGGAAATCCTTGGCCGCATGACCTATGCCAGGCTGGCCGACATTCCGGAGCCGATCGACATGGTCGATATCTTTCGCGCGCCGGCGGCGGTGCCAGGCATCGTCGACGAGGCGTTGCGGCTCGATCCCCTGCCGAAAGTGATCTGGATGCAGCTTGGCGTGCGCCATGACGAGGCGGCCGCACGTGCCGAGGCCGCCGGCATCAAGGTGGTGATGAACCGCTGCCCCAAGATCGAGTACGGCAAGCTCTCCGGCGAGATCGGCTGGACCGGGGTTAATTCCGGCGTCCTGTCGTCGAAGAAGCCGCTGATGCGCCAGGGCTTTCAGAGCTTTGGTGTGCGCCAGAAATAG
- a CDS encoding AAA family ATPase, with protein MAHRKQLTRLKAPYLKRILLDPARVNDWEKYPWSLPLFRGRAFELEFTTPITIIVGENGTGKSTLLEAIGALAGYDEAGGGKGYRPVDHSSAIDKSGAALANTFRGHWLPKVTAGWFFRAESFYSVARYLDQAALEDPFKPPPPDFLSWSHGEGFIRFFEERCRRQGIYILDEPESALSPSRQIELLKMLRRMDQSGTAQVIMATHSPLLMACPGARLFRISRFGLEPADFRDTDHFRMLRDFSNDPDGFLTEALYEDEA; from the coding sequence ATGGCCCACCGCAAGCAGCTGACGCGGCTCAAGGCACCCTATCTCAAACGCATCCTGCTCGATCCCGCGCGCGTGAACGATTGGGAAAAATACCCGTGGAGCCTGCCGCTGTTTCGCGGCCGTGCCTTCGAACTCGAATTCACCACGCCGATCACCATCATCGTCGGCGAGAACGGCACCGGTAAATCGACCTTGCTCGAGGCGATCGGCGCTCTGGCCGGTTACGACGAGGCTGGCGGCGGCAAGGGCTACCGGCCGGTCGACCATTCCAGCGCCATCGACAAGAGTGGCGCCGCGCTGGCGAACACGTTCCGTGGCCACTGGCTGCCGAAGGTCACCGCCGGCTGGTTCTTCCGCGCCGAATCCTTTTATTCCGTCGCCCGCTACCTCGACCAGGCAGCGCTGGAAGACCCATTCAAGCCGCCGCCGCCGGATTTCCTGTCCTGGTCGCATGGCGAAGGGTTCATCCGCTTTTTCGAGGAACGTTGCCGCAGGCAAGGCATCTATATCCTCGACGAGCCCGAAAGCGCGCTCTCCCCGTCGCGCCAGATCGAACTGCTCAAGATGCTGCGGCGCATGGACCAGTCGGGCACCGCGCAAGTGATCATGGCCACGCACTCGCCGCTGCTGATGGCCTGTCCCGGCGCGCGGCTGTTCCGCATCAGCCGGTTCGGGCTCGAGCCCGCCGACTTTCGCGATACGGACCATTTCCGCATGCTGCGCGATTTCAGCAATGACCCGGATGGTTTTCTCACCGAGGCGTTGTATGAGGACGAGGCATGA
- a CDS encoding VOC family protein, whose translation MEPRISIITIATDDLDRAVRFYEAMGLKRHAGITEGVAFFQMGGVILGLFPRESAEQDSGVSFTGAPSAVYLAYNTRSDAEVDEVLAMAEKAGGRIVKPAGRAFWGGWYGYFADADGHVWEVAHNPAFPIAEDGTISLPE comes from the coding sequence ATGGAACCGCGCATCTCCATCATCACCATCGCCACAGACGATCTCGATCGCGCGGTGCGTTTCTACGAGGCGATGGGCCTGAAACGGCATGCCGGCATCACCGAAGGCGTCGCCTTCTTCCAGATGGGGGGCGTCATTCTCGGCCTGTTCCCGCGCGAAAGCGCCGAGCAGGATTCCGGCGTCTCCTTCACCGGGGCGCCGTCCGCCGTCTATCTCGCCTACAACACCCGCTCTGATGCCGAGGTCGACGAGGTGCTCGCCATGGCGGAAAAGGCTGGCGGCCGCATCGTCAAGCCGGCCGGCCGCGCTTTCTGGGGCGGCTGGTACGGCTATTTTGCCGACGCCGACGGCCATGTCTGGGAAGTGGCGCACAATCCGGCCTTTCCAATCGCGGAAGACGGCACGATTTCGCTGCCCGAATGA
- a CDS encoding enoyl-CoA hydratase produces MAEILAIKPAAVEGPVATRLDKGVLRLMLANPPANALSLAVMAALTAELERAKADKAVRVIVLSAAGKVFCAGHDLKEMTARRADADRGKAFFEETFAACATLMQAIVRHPLPVIAEVDGLATAAGLQLVASCDLAIASHEATFCTPGVNIGLFCSTPMVALSRNVSRKQAMEMLLTGETIDAATAKDFGLVNRVVPREYLNQIVTKYAQTIASKSSLVVKTGKEAFYAQAEMGLADAYAHTGRVMVENMLARDAQEGIGAFIGKRNPEWMDE; encoded by the coding sequence ATGGCCGAAATCCTTGCCATCAAGCCTGCCGCTGTCGAGGGGCCGGTCGCGACCCGGCTGGACAAGGGCGTGCTGCGCCTCATGCTGGCCAATCCGCCCGCCAACGCCCTGTCGCTGGCGGTGATGGCGGCGCTGACGGCGGAACTCGAACGCGCCAAGGCCGACAAGGCCGTGCGCGTCATCGTGCTGTCGGCGGCAGGCAAGGTGTTCTGCGCCGGCCATGACCTCAAGGAGATGACGGCGCGGCGTGCCGACGCCGATCGCGGCAAGGCCTTCTTCGAAGAGACGTTTGCCGCCTGCGCCACGTTGATGCAGGCGATCGTGCGGCATCCGCTGCCTGTCATCGCCGAGGTCGACGGCCTGGCGACGGCCGCCGGGCTGCAACTGGTCGCCAGTTGCGATCTGGCAATCGCCTCGCACGAAGCGACCTTCTGCACGCCGGGCGTCAACATCGGCCTGTTCTGCTCGACGCCGATGGTGGCGCTGTCGCGCAATGTCTCGCGCAAGCAGGCGATGGAGATGCTCTTGACCGGCGAGACGATCGACGCGGCGACCGCGAAGGACTTCGGCCTGGTTAACCGCGTCGTGCCGCGCGAGTACCTGAATCAGATTGTCACCAAATACGCGCAAACCATTGCTTCCAAATCGTCTTTGGTGGTGAAGACCGGCAAGGAAGCCTTTTACGCCCAGGCCGAGATGGGATTGGCGGACGCCTATGCGCATACCGGCCGCGTCATGGTCGAAAACATGCTGGCGCGCGACGCGCAGGAGGGCATCGGTGCCTTCATCGGCAAGCGCAATCCGGAATGGATGGACGAGTAA
- a CDS encoding PaaI family thioesterase: protein MPAQTNLKPVLNAQQVNALMEAEFPQLNERVAAYEAIDVFPGGCIVRLNAGDRHLRPGGTVSGPALFTLADIGGYVCVLSHAGPDALSVTTNLNINFVRKAGTGPIDGHCRILKLGKNLMVFDIDIVAGEGGHTIAHATGTYSIPPKR from the coding sequence ATGCCCGCCCAGACTAACCTCAAGCCGGTGCTGAACGCACAGCAGGTGAATGCGCTGATGGAAGCCGAGTTTCCGCAGCTTAACGAAAGAGTCGCGGCCTATGAGGCGATCGACGTTTTCCCGGGCGGCTGCATCGTGCGGCTCAATGCCGGCGACCGGCATCTTCGTCCAGGCGGCACGGTGTCCGGCCCTGCCCTGTTCACGTTGGCCGACATAGGCGGCTATGTATGCGTGCTCAGCCATGCCGGGCCGGATGCACTCTCGGTCACCACCAACCTCAACATCAACTTCGTCCGCAAGGCCGGGACAGGACCGATCGATGGCCACTGCCGCATCCTGAAGCTGGGAAAGAACCTGATGGTGTTCGACATCGACATCGTCGCCGGCGAGGGCGGACACACGATCGCGCACGCGACGGGGACCTATTCGATCCCGCCGAAACGCTGA
- a CDS encoding LysE family translocator, whose product MLAYQLSGVGPDMMLVISRGVGQGWRHALAAATGCVSAGVVQIPLLAMGLATLITSSPPLYSFLQIVGAIYLIAIGVKFLLARRQDESRIFAFANTGGTAAAFRQGMICNLTNPTTLAFMLAMLPQFVHPWAGPAALQFIILGTTMKMMGMVVLGAVALTSGAVGGWLSRRSSFVVWQGRLAGAIMVAVGIRLLLAVTSGRR is encoded by the coding sequence GTGCTTGCCTACCAGCTTTCCGGCGTCGGGCCCGATATGATGCTTGTGATCAGTCGCGGCGTCGGACAGGGCTGGCGCCACGCACTGGCGGCCGCGACAGGCTGCGTATCGGCCGGCGTCGTGCAAATTCCATTACTTGCGATGGGACTTGCCACGCTGATCACATCCTCGCCGCCTCTTTACAGCTTTCTCCAAATCGTCGGCGCCATCTATCTGATCGCCATCGGGGTCAAATTCCTGTTGGCGCGCCGGCAGGATGAAAGTCGTATCTTTGCCTTTGCCAACACCGGTGGCACTGCAGCCGCTTTCCGGCAGGGCATGATCTGCAATCTCACCAATCCGACGACGCTTGCCTTCATGTTAGCGATGCTGCCGCAATTCGTTCACCCTTGGGCCGGTCCAGCGGCGTTGCAGTTCATCATTCTCGGCACGACTATGAAGATGATGGGAATGGTTGTCCTCGGCGCCGTCGCGCTGACGTCCGGCGCGGTCGGCGGCTGGCTGTCGCGCCGAAGCAGCTTCGTCGTGTGGCAGGGAAGGCTGGCCGGAGCCATTATGGTCGCCGTCGGCATCAGACTCCTGCTTGCAGTGACGAGTGGCCGGCGGTGA
- the rplM gene encoding 50S ribosomal protein L13, protein MTTFSQKPADVVKKWILIDAEGLVVGRLATVIANHLRGKHKPTFTPHVDDGDNVIVINADKVVFTGKKFTDKVYYWHTGHPGGIKERTARQLLEGRFPERVVEKAVERMVPRGPLGRRQMKNLRVYAGAEHPHVAQQPEVLDVAKLNSKNKKVA, encoded by the coding sequence ATGACAACCTTTTCGCAGAAGCCTGCGGATGTGGTGAAGAAGTGGATCCTGATCGACGCCGAGGGTCTCGTCGTCGGCCGTCTCGCCACTGTCATCGCCAATCATCTTCGCGGCAAGCACAAGCCGACCTTCACCCCGCATGTCGACGACGGCGACAACGTCATCGTCATCAATGCCGACAAGGTGGTGTTCACCGGCAAGAAGTTCACCGACAAGGTCTATTACTGGCACACCGGCCACCCCGGCGGCATCAAGGAGCGCACCGCGCGCCAGCTGCTGGAGGGCCGTTTCCCCGAGCGTGTCGTCGAGAAGGCCGTCGAGCGCATGGTGCCGCGTGGCCCGCTCGGCCGTCGCCAGATGAAGAACCTGCGCGTCTATGCAGGTGCCGAGCATCCGCATGTCGCCCAGCAGCCAGAAGTCCTCGACGTGGCCAAGCTGAATTCCAAGAACAAGAAGGTCGCATAA
- the rpsI gene encoding 30S ribosomal protein S9, with protein MAELSSLAELGAATGNTNTQAAAPVHVQKLDKSGRAYATGKRKNAIARVWVKPGSGKIVVNDKEFATYFARPVLQMILNQPIIASNRAGQYDIVATVVGGGLSGQAGAVRHGISKALTYYEPALRAVLKKGGFLTRDSRVVERKKYGKAKARRSFQFSKR; from the coding sequence ATGGCTGAGCTTTCCTCGCTCGCAGAACTGGGCGCCGCCACCGGCAACACCAATACGCAGGCCGCGGCACCCGTCCACGTCCAGAAGCTCGACAAGTCGGGCCGCGCCTATGCCACCGGCAAGCGCAAGAACGCCATTGCGCGCGTCTGGGTAAAGCCGGGTTCCGGCAAGATCGTCGTCAACGACAAGGAATTCGCAACCTATTTCGCGCGTCCGGTCCTGCAGATGATCCTCAACCAGCCGATCATCGCCTCCAACCGCGCTGGCCAGTACGACATCGTCGCCACCGTCGTCGGCGGCGGCCTCTCCGGCCAGGCCGGTGCTGTGCGTCACGGCATCTCCAAGGCGCTGACCTACTATGAGCCTGCGCTGCGCGCCGTGCTCAAGAAGGGCGGCTTCCTGACCCGCGACAGCCGCGTCGTCGAGCGCAAGAAGTACGGCAAGGCGAAGGCCCGCCGCTCCTTCCAGTTCTCGAAGCGCTAA
- a CDS encoding glycerophosphodiester phosphodiesterase family protein: MRTIWLSVLFSTALAAACGQALAGETRAGQILDRFEHANQWRDHIMVAAHRAGSMQAGKTLYAENSLAAVEGSIAMGAEIVEVDIRRSKDGEFVVMHDSWLDRTTTCKGEVVKYTLAELRTCRLVIEGTRAVTNETVSTLREMLMATRDRILINLDNKLEVGDLPGMIAVARDLGMADQVIVKENLWNQGRITAAKAAMAAVGGVQFMPIIADDAVHDAGFAETVDHAFAPRAIELINWRAGAETLTETGGPLFSTRMRAAAVRGNWHIWADTYAIAGKPGGFLAGGRGDELAVQASLPREAWGFWADRGATIIQTDEPKAAIGWLAANGYRVPYADEVRPVEASSTASIN, encoded by the coding sequence ATGCGGACCATCTGGCTGAGCGTTCTGTTTTCCACGGCACTCGCGGCCGCCTGCGGCCAGGCCTTGGCCGGCGAGACCCGCGCCGGGCAGATCCTCGACCGCTTCGAACATGCCAATCAGTGGCGGGACCACATCATGGTGGCCGCGCATCGCGCCGGCAGCATGCAGGCCGGCAAGACGCTCTATGCGGAAAATTCGCTCGCGGCTGTCGAAGGCTCGATCGCCATGGGCGCCGAGATCGTCGAGGTCGACATCAGGCGCTCGAAGGACGGCGAGTTCGTGGTCATGCATGACAGTTGGCTCGACCGCACGACGACCTGCAAGGGCGAGGTGGTGAAATACACGCTGGCCGAACTGAGGACCTGCCGGCTGGTGATCGAGGGTACCCGCGCCGTCACCAACGAGACGGTCTCGACGCTGCGCGAAATGCTGATGGCGACCAGGGACAGGATCCTCATCAACCTTGACAACAAGCTCGAGGTCGGTGACCTCCCAGGCATGATCGCCGTGGCGCGCGATCTCGGCATGGCGGATCAGGTCATCGTCAAGGAAAACCTGTGGAACCAGGGCAGGATCACCGCGGCAAAGGCCGCCATGGCTGCGGTCGGCGGCGTCCAGTTTATGCCGATCATCGCCGATGACGCGGTGCATGATGCCGGTTTCGCCGAGACGGTCGACCATGCTTTTGCGCCGCGTGCGATCGAACTGATCAACTGGCGCGCAGGCGCCGAGACGCTGACCGAAACCGGCGGACCGCTGTTCAGCACGCGCATGCGGGCCGCCGCGGTGCGCGGCAACTGGCACATCTGGGCCGACACCTATGCCATCGCTGGCAAGCCGGGCGGCTTCCTGGCCGGCGGCCGTGGCGACGAGCTGGCGGTGCAGGCCAGCCTGCCGCGCGAAGCCTGGGGTTTTTGGGCCGACCGCGGCGCCACCATCATCCAGACCGACGAACCGAAGGCGGCAATCGGCTGGCTGGCGGCGAACGGCTACCGCGTGCCTTATGCCGATGAGGTACGGCCGGTTGAGGCCTCCAGCACTGCCAGCATCAACTAG
- a CDS encoding acyltransferase family protein, which produces MTQTAFLNPSRAVVSTHAGTIAGERFQVLDSWRGICALLVALFHFPTASVISQSRFIGSSYLFVDFFFVLSGFVIASSYADRLSQPDEVARFALVRFGRIYPLHFIMLAAFAGFELLRLMLPQLHGAGAAPFTGGFDLKSLLANLLLLQGVGFEDRLTWNAPSWSISAEFFAYLLFAGVVFVAGARAWIWFVAAAVTAPLFLLGFSTHHMDVSYDFGFIRCLYGFSLGALLAWFQHDSIARARQVLARRGPRVNWTLAEIVMVAVIVLFVSLAGSNDFGIAGPLVFTLALFLFAHEGGWISALLRAPFMLTLGALSYSIYMVHIFVQARLINVAGLVERKLGLGLVGDIVLRGQPATGFGAGWVGIAAIVLMLAATVALSWITWRFVEMPAMAWFRRQAKRI; this is translated from the coding sequence ATGACGCAAACAGCGTTTCTTAATCCGTCCCGTGCCGTGGTGTCGACCCACGCCGGCACGATCGCCGGCGAACGCTTCCAGGTTCTCGATTCCTGGCGCGGGATCTGCGCGCTGCTGGTGGCGCTGTTTCACTTCCCGACCGCTTCGGTGATCTCGCAGAGCCGTTTCATCGGTTCGTCCTATCTTTTCGTCGACTTCTTCTTCGTGCTTTCCGGCTTCGTCATCGCCAGCAGCTACGCCGACCGCCTGAGCCAACCCGATGAGGTCGCTCGCTTCGCGCTGGTGCGTTTCGGCCGCATCTATCCCCTGCATTTCATCATGCTCGCGGCCTTTGCCGGGTTCGAACTGCTGCGGCTGATGCTGCCGCAACTGCATGGCGCCGGCGCTGCTCCGTTCACCGGCGGTTTCGACCTGAAAAGCCTGCTTGCCAATCTTCTTCTGCTGCAAGGTGTCGGCTTCGAGGATCGCCTGACCTGGAATGCACCAAGCTGGAGCATTTCGGCGGAGTTCTTCGCCTATCTCCTGTTCGCTGGCGTCGTCTTCGTCGCCGGCGCGCGTGCCTGGATATGGTTCGTCGCCGCCGCTGTCACGGCGCCGCTGTTCCTGCTCGGCTTCTCCACGCATCATATGGATGTGTCCTATGATTTCGGCTTCATCCGTTGCCTCTACGGCTTCTCGCTCGGCGCCCTGCTGGCTTGGTTTCAGCATGATTCCATTGCAAGGGCGCGACAGGTTCTCGCCAGGCGCGGCCCACGGGTGAACTGGACCCTTGCCGAAATCGTCATGGTGGCGGTCATCGTTCTTTTTGTCTCGCTGGCGGGCAGCAATGATTTTGGCATCGCGGGACCGCTGGTGTTCACGCTGGCGCTGTTTCTGTTCGCCCACGAAGGCGGCTGGATTTCAGCTCTGCTGAGGGCGCCGTTCATGCTGACGCTCGGCGCGCTGTCCTACTCGATCTACATGGTCCATATCTTCGTCCAGGCGCGGCTGATCAATGTCGCCGGGCTCGTCGAGCGCAAGCTCGGCCTCGGCCTTGTCGGCGACATCGTGCTGCGCGGGCAACCTGCGACCGGTTTCGGTGCCGGTTGGGTCGGGATAGCCGCGATCGTTCTCATGCTCGCTGCCACCGTCGCTCTATCCTGGATCACCTGGCGCTTCGTCGAAATGCCTGCGATGGCATGGTTCCGCCGGCAAGCGAAACGCATCTGA